Proteins encoded within one genomic window of Oncorhynchus masou masou isolate Uvic2021 chromosome 1, UVic_Omas_1.1, whole genome shotgun sequence:
- the LOC135544463 gene encoding synaptobrevin homolog YKT6-like — protein MKLYSLSVLHKGATKSNLLKSAYDLSSFSFFQRSSVQEFMTFTSALIVERSAHGSRASVKEQEYLCHVYVRNDSLSAVVIADSEYPQRVAFTLLDKVLEEFSRQVESIDWPSGNPDTINYKALDIHLAKYQNPREADAMTKVQAELDETKIILHNTMESLLERGEKLDDLVQKSEHLGNQSKAFYKTARKQNSCCEVM, from the exons ATGAAGCTGTACAGCCTAAGCGTTCTCCACAAAGGAGCGACTAAATCCAATCTCCTCAAATCCGCATAtgacctctcctccttcagtttCTTCCAGCGCTCCAG TGTCCAAGAGTTCATGACCTTCACCAGCGCCTTGATTGTGGAGCGTTCTGCACACGGCAGCCGAGCCTCAGTCAAAGAACAAG AGTACCTGTGCCATGTGTATGTGAGGAATGACAGTCTGAGTGCGGTGGTGATAGCAGACAGCGAGTACCCCCAAAGAGTCGCCTTCACACTACTAGACAAA GTGTTAGAGGAGTTCTCCAGGCAAGTGGAAAGTATAGACTGGCCATCTGGAAACCCAGACACTATCAACTACAAAGCCCTGGACATCCACCTGGCCAAATACCAG AACCCCAGAGAGGCAGATGCGATGACCAAAGTGCAGGCTGAGCTAGACGAGACAAAAATCATTTTG CACAACACCATGGAGTCTCtgttggagagaggggagaagctGGATGACCTGGTGCAGAAGTCTGAACACCTGGGGAACCAGTCTAAAGCCTTTTATAAGACT GCACGGAAGCAGAACTCATGCTGTGAGGTCATGTGA
- the LOC135544458 gene encoding hexokinase-4-like encodes MLCVSSFMGQMGKMPCSLSSVIETVIMVEQILSEFRLKKEQLKEVMKRMMREMDRGLRVETHQEASVKMLPTYVCSTPEGSEVGDFLALDLGGTNFRVMLVKVGEDEERGWKVETKHQMYSIPEDAMTGTAEMLFDYIAECISDFLNRQHIKHKKLPLGFTFSFPVRHENIDKGILLNWTKGFKASGAEGNNVVGLLRDAIKRRGDFEMDVVAMVNDTVATMISCYYEDRSCEVGMIVGTGCNACYMEEMRTVELVEGEEGRMCVNTEWGAFGANGELEEFRLEYDRVVDETSLNPGQQLYEKLISGKYMGELVRLVLLKLVNEELLFNGEASDLLKTRGSFETRYVSQIESDSGDRKQIYNILSTLGVLPSELDCDIVRLACESVSTRAAHMCGAGLAGVINRMRERRSQAVLKITVGIDGSVYKLHPCFQDRFHKVVRELTPHCDITFIQSEEGSGRGAALISAVACKMAACMLTP; translated from the exons ATGCTGTGCGTCAGCTCCTTCATGGGCCAGATGGGGAAGATGCCTTGTAGCCTCAGctctgtgatagagacagtcATCATG gtgGAGCAGATCCTGTCGGAGTTCAGGCTGAAGAAGGAGCAGTTGAAGGAGGTGATGAAGAGGATGATGAGGGAGATGGACCGGGGACTGCGTGTAGAGACGCACCAGGAAGCCAGTGTCAAAATGCTGCCCACCTATGTCTGTTCTACCCCTGAAGGATCAG AGGTGGGTGATTTCCTGGCCCTGGACCTGGGGGGGACTAACTTCCGTGTGATGTTGGTGAAGgtgggggaggatgaggagaggggatggaaggTGGAGACCAAACACCAGATGTACTCCATCCCTGAGGACGCCATGACAGGCACGGCTGAGATG CTCTTTGACTACATTGCTGAGTGTATATCAGACTTCctgaacagacaacacatcaaGCACAAGAAGCTTCCTCTGGGATTCACCTTCTCCTTTCCTGTACGACATGAGAACATAGACAAG GGCATCCTACTGAACTGGACCAAAGGGTTCAAGGCGTCTGGAGCAGAGGGTAACAACGTGGTGGGACTGCTGAGAGATGCCATcaagaggagaggg GACTTTGAGATGGACGTCGTTGCCATGGTGAACGATACAGTTGCCACCATGATATCCTGTTACTATGAGGACCGCAGCTGCGAAGTGGGAATGATTGTGG GTACTGGGTGTAACGCTTGCTACATGGAGGAGATGCGGACAGTGGAGCtggtggagggggaagaggggaggatgtgtgtgaACACAGAGTGGGGGGCCTTCGGAGCCAACGGAGAGCTGGAGGAGTTTAGATTGGAGTACGACAGGGTGGTGGACGAGACATCACTCAACCCTGGACAACAACT CTATGAGAAGCTGATCAGTGGGAAGTACATGGGAGAGCTGGTGCGGCTGGTATTGTTGAAGCTGGTGAACGAGGAGTTGCTGTTTAACGGAGAAGCCTCTGACCTGCTGAAGACTCGCGGCAGCTTTGAGACGCGCTATGTCTCCCAGATAGAGAG TGACTCTGGAGACAGAAAGCAGATCTACAACATCCTGTCTACGCTGGGCGTGTTGCCGTCGGAGCTGGACTGTGACATAGTGCGTCTAGCTTGTGAGAGCGTGTCCACGCGGGCAGCACACATGTGTGGGGCAGGGTTAGCCGGCGTCATCAACCGTATGAGAGAACGCCGCAGCCAGGCGGTGTTGAAGATCACTGTGGGCATCGACGGCTCCGTCTACAAACTCCACCcctg TTTCCAGGACAGGTTCCACAAAGTTGTGCGGGAGCTGACGCCTCACTGTGACATCACCTTCATCCAATCAGAGGAAGGGAGTGGCCGGGGGGCGGCACTTATCTCGGCAGTAGCCTGTAAGATGGCAGCGTGCATGCTGACACCCTGA